The following are encoded in a window of Pseudomonas sp. St316 genomic DNA:
- a CDS encoding SDR family oxidoreductase — MTRYALITGASSGIGLAMAEALARRGRNLILVARQRDRLESIAIELTQRFGVEVLFRACDLGEPLRLSGFLLELEEGERQIDLLVNCAGIGTSGPFLGQDWMTEQDLIEVNILALTRLCHAIGNSMALLGGGQILNVASIAAFRPGPWMSTYYASKAYVLHFSEALRVELKKCAIKVSVLCPGPTRTGFFSRAQMDEQKLIDSKLLMSPEEVALYAVRALDRNRAIIIPGRRNRWLAALPRLGSRWLVRTIAGMINKAYCPR, encoded by the coding sequence ATGACCCGTTACGCACTGATCACTGGCGCTTCCAGCGGCATTGGCCTGGCCATGGCTGAAGCGCTTGCACGGCGCGGCCGCAACCTGATACTGGTGGCTCGACAGCGCGATCGGTTGGAAAGTATTGCAATCGAACTGACTCAGCGGTTTGGCGTAGAGGTGTTGTTCCGGGCCTGCGACCTCGGAGAACCGCTGAGGCTTTCAGGCTTTCTCCTGGAGCTGGAGGAAGGTGAGCGGCAGATCGACCTGTTGGTCAATTGCGCAGGCATCGGCACCAGCGGGCCGTTCCTGGGCCAGGACTGGATGACCGAGCAGGACCTGATCGAAGTCAACATCCTCGCCCTGACACGGCTTTGTCATGCTATCGGCAACAGCATGGCACTGCTTGGCGGCGGCCAGATCCTCAATGTCGCCTCTATCGCCGCGTTCCGACCCGGCCCCTGGATGAGTACCTATTACGCCAGCAAGGCCTATGTGCTGCACTTCTCCGAAGCCCTGCGGGTCGAGTTGAAGAAATGCGCGATCAAGGTCTCGGTGCTTTGCCCTGGCCCGACCCGGACCGGCTTCTTTTCCAGGGCGCAGATGGACGAACAGAAACTCATCGACAGCAAGTTGCTGATGAGCCCGGAAGAGGTGGCCCTGTACGCCGTGCGCGCGCTGGACCGCAACCGCGCCATCATCATTCCCGGACGCCGCAACCGCTGGCTGGCCGCACTGCCGCGACTAGGGTCGCGATGGCTGGTCCGAACCATCGCCGGCATGATCAACAAGGCTTACTGCCCGCGCTGA
- a CDS encoding histidine triad nucleotide-binding protein, with amino-acid sequence MDTLFTKIINREIPAKIIYEDDQVLAFHDIAPQAPVHFLVIPKKPIRTLNDLAEEDKGLAGHILFTAQRLALELGCEEGFRVVMNCNELGGQTVYHIHMHVLGQRQMNWPPG; translated from the coding sequence GTGGATACTCTGTTTACCAAGATCATCAACCGGGAAATCCCGGCGAAGATCATTTACGAGGATGACCAGGTATTGGCCTTCCACGACATCGCCCCGCAGGCGCCTGTACATTTTTTGGTCATACCGAAAAAACCGATCCGCACTCTCAACGACCTGGCCGAGGAAGACAAAGGCCTGGCTGGACACATTTTGTTCACTGCCCAGCGCCTGGCGCTTGAATTGGGCTGTGAAGAAGGTTTTCGCGTGGTGATGAATTGCAATGAACTGGGTGGGCAAACGGTCTATCACATTCATATGCATGTGCTGGGGCAGCGCCAGATGAACTGGCCACCGGGCTGA
- the coq7 gene encoding 2-polyprenyl-3-methyl-6-methoxy-1,4-benzoquinone monooxygenase: MTTQRHYSPIDRLLLQADTAMRTLLPFSGQPYRPSPAIVQPDAQLSDEQTRHVAGLMRINHTGEVCAQALYQGQALTAKLPQVREAMEHAAEEEIDHLVWCEQRIRQLGSHTSVLNPLFYGMSFGIGAVAGLISDKVSLGFVAATEHQVCKHLNEHLEQLPAEDEKSRAILEQMRVDEEHHAESALEAGGFRFPAPVKFGMSLLAKVMTKSTYRI, from the coding sequence ATGACTACCCAACGTCACTACTCGCCGATTGACCGTCTGTTGCTGCAAGCCGATACCGCGATGCGCACGCTGCTGCCCTTCAGTGGTCAGCCGTACCGCCCATCACCGGCTATCGTGCAGCCGGACGCGCAACTGAGTGACGAGCAAACCCGCCACGTCGCCGGACTGATGCGTATCAACCACACCGGCGAAGTCTGTGCCCAGGCGCTGTATCAGGGACAGGCGCTGACAGCGAAGCTACCGCAAGTGCGTGAGGCAATGGAGCATGCCGCCGAGGAAGAAATCGACCATTTGGTCTGGTGCGAACAACGGATTCGCCAGTTGGGCAGCCATACCAGCGTCCTGAACCCGCTGTTCTATGGGATGTCATTCGGGATCGGCGCCGTTGCCGGGCTGATCAGCGACAAAGTCAGCCTCGGCTTCGTCGCCGCGACCGAGCATCAAGTGTGCAAGCATTTGAATGAACACCTCGAACAACTGCCGGCCGAGGATGAAAAATCCCGGGCGATCCTCGAGCAGATGCGTGTGGACGAGGAACACCATGCCGAGAGTGCGCTTGAGGCCGGTGGCTTCCGTTTTCCGGCCCCGGTGAAGTTCGGCATGAGCCTGCTGGCCAAGGTCATGACCAAGAGCACTTATCGGATTTGA
- a CDS encoding OsmC family protein: MKARIQWAGEAMFLGESGSGHVVVMDGPPEAGGRNLGVRPMEMLLLGVGGCSNFDVVSILKKSRQAVESCEAFLEAERATEDPKVFTKIHMHFVVKGRALKEAQVKRAIELSAEKYCSASIMLGAAGVEITHDYEIIELG; this comes from the coding sequence ATGAAGGCACGCATCCAATGGGCTGGCGAAGCCATGTTCCTCGGTGAGTCAGGCAGTGGTCATGTGGTCGTCATGGACGGCCCGCCAGAGGCCGGTGGGCGGAACCTGGGTGTTCGGCCGATGGAAATGCTCCTGCTGGGCGTAGGCGGTTGCAGCAATTTTGACGTGGTCAGCATTCTTAAAAAGTCCCGCCAGGCCGTCGAAAGCTGCGAAGCCTTCCTGGAGGCAGAGCGCGCCACTGAAGATCCCAAAGTGTTTACCAAGATCCACATGCACTTCGTGGTGAAGGGGCGAGCCCTGAAGGAAGCCCAAGTCAAGCGTGCCATTGAGCTCTCCGCCGAGAAGTACTGCTCGGCTTCGATCATGCTTGGCGCCGCCGGGGTCGAAATCACCCACGATTATGAAATCATCGAGTTGGGTTGA
- the crp gene encoding cAMP-activated global transcriptional regulator CRP gives MVAITPTFRIKNLDKLLMHCQRRRYPAKHNIICAGDRSDTLFFIIKGSVTILIEDDDGREMIIAYLNSGDFFGELGLFEQAGKEQERSAWVRTKIECEVAEISYAKFRELSLQDPDILYVLSGQIAQRLRNTTRKVGDLAFFDVTGRVARCLLELCKQPDAMTHPDGMQIKVTRQEIGRIVGCSREMVGRVLKDLEERNLVSVKGKTMVVFGTR, from the coding sequence ATGGTTGCCATTACTCCCACGTTCAGGATCAAGAATCTCGACAAACTCTTGATGCATTGTCAGCGCCGCCGCTATCCGGCCAAACACAACATCATTTGTGCGGGAGATCGTTCCGACACGCTGTTTTTCATCATCAAGGGCTCGGTCACTATCCTTATAGAAGATGACGACGGTCGGGAAATGATCATCGCCTACCTCAATTCCGGAGATTTTTTCGGCGAACTGGGGTTGTTCGAACAGGCGGGCAAGGAACAGGAGCGCAGTGCCTGGGTGCGGACCAAGATTGAATGTGAAGTTGCGGAAATCAGCTACGCCAAATTCCGAGAACTGTCCCTGCAAGACCCGGACATTCTTTACGTCCTCAGCGGCCAAATCGCACAGCGCCTGCGCAATACCACCCGCAAGGTCGGCGATCTCGCATTTTTCGACGTCACCGGACGTGTCGCACGTTGTCTGTTGGAGCTGTGCAAGCAGCCCGATGCCATGACCCACCCGGACGGCATGCAGATCAAGGTGACCCGCCAAGAAATTGGTCGGATTGTCGGTTGCTCGCGTGAAATGGTCGGTCGCGTTCTCAAGGATCTGGAAGAGCGCAACCTGGTCAGCGTCAAAGGCAAGACCATGGTGGTGTTCGGAACGCGTTAG
- a CDS encoding lipoate--protein ligase family protein: MSPVISLTVEAGLQAEQDLLASICAGDAEFGLLFWQPNDRALVMPRRLSRLAGFEHACDVSAAHGWPVLLRETGGEPVPQSAATVNIALVYAPPRSEGDHGRIETGYRRLCDPICQLLDELGGVASLGEVEGAFCDGRFNVNLDGRKMVGTAQRWRQSKGGQRPVGLVHGALLLENERESMVAAVNRFNEACGLEQRVRAESHIALHEKFPAPHALERLDALYRELLTNLLSA, translated from the coding sequence ATGTCGCCTGTGATTTCCCTGACCGTCGAAGCTGGCCTGCAAGCCGAACAGGATCTGTTGGCTAGCATTTGCGCCGGCGACGCCGAGTTCGGCCTGTTGTTCTGGCAGCCAAATGATCGTGCGCTGGTCATGCCGCGCCGCTTGAGTCGCCTGGCGGGGTTCGAACACGCCTGTGACGTATCGGCTGCCCATGGCTGGCCGGTCCTGTTGCGCGAGACCGGTGGTGAACCGGTGCCGCAGTCAGCCGCTACCGTGAATATCGCCCTGGTCTACGCGCCACCGCGCAGCGAAGGCGACCACGGACGTATCGAGACCGGGTACCGCCGCTTGTGCGATCCCATCTGCCAACTGCTGGATGAACTGGGCGGGGTGGCTTCGCTGGGAGAAGTGGAGGGGGCTTTTTGTGACGGGCGTTTCAACGTCAACCTCGACGGCCGGAAAATGGTCGGCACCGCTCAGCGCTGGCGCCAGAGCAAGGGTGGTCAACGCCCGGTGGGGCTGGTTCATGGCGCGCTTTTGCTGGAGAACGAGCGCGAGTCCATGGTCGCGGCAGTCAATCGCTTCAATGAGGCCTGTGGCCTGGAGCAGCGAGTGCGTGCCGAGAGCCATATTGCCCTGCATGAAAAATTCCCGGCACCTCACGCGCTGGAGCGGCTCGACGCTTTGTACCGGGAGCTGCTGACCAATCTGCTGAGCGCCTAA
- the trpC gene encoding indole-3-glycerol phosphate synthase TrpC → MSVPTVLENILARKVQEVAERSARVSLAELESLARSADAPRGFAQALINQAKKKQPAVIAEIKKASPSKGVIREHFVPAEIARSYEKGGATCLSVLTDVDFFQGADDYLKQARAACKLPVIRKDFMIDPYQIVEARALGADCVLLIVSALDDVKMAELAAVAKSVGLDVLVEVHDGDELERALKTLDTKLVGVNNRNLHTFEVSLETTLDLLPRIPRDRLVITESGILNRADVELMEVSDVYSFLVGEAFMRAENPGAELQRLFFPERGLPVSGSTLD, encoded by the coding sequence ATGAGCGTGCCAACGGTTCTGGAAAACATTCTGGCTCGCAAGGTCCAGGAAGTGGCCGAGCGTAGCGCCCGGGTCAGTCTGGCCGAGCTGGAAAGCCTGGCGCGTTCAGCGGATGCGCCGCGCGGCTTTGCCCAGGCCTTGATCAATCAGGCCAAGAAAAAACAGCCGGCGGTGATTGCCGAAATCAAGAAGGCGTCCCCCAGCAAAGGCGTTATTCGTGAGCACTTCGTCCCGGCCGAGATCGCGCGAAGCTACGAGAAGGGCGGTGCTACCTGCCTCTCGGTGCTGACCGATGTCGACTTTTTTCAAGGGGCCGATGACTACCTGAAACAGGCGCGGGCGGCCTGCAAGCTGCCAGTGATCCGTAAGGATTTCATGATCGACCCGTACCAGATCGTCGAGGCGCGCGCGCTGGGCGCCGATTGCGTGCTGTTGATCGTTTCCGCCTTGGACGACGTGAAAATGGCCGAGCTGGCGGCCGTTGCCAAAAGCGTCGGGCTGGATGTCCTGGTGGAAGTCCACGACGGTGACGAGTTGGAACGAGCCCTGAAAACCCTCGATACCAAACTGGTCGGCGTGAACAATCGCAACCTGCACACTTTCGAAGTGAGCCTGGAAACCACCTTGGACCTGTTGCCGCGCATTCCGCGCGATCGCCTGGTCATCACCGAAAGCGGCATCCTCAACCGAGCCGATGTCGAGCTGATGGAAGTCAGCGATGTGTATTCGTTCCTGGTGGGCGAAGCGTTCATGCGGGCCGAGAACCCGGGTGCGGAATTGCAGCGACTGTTCTTTCCTGAACGAGGCCTGCCGGTGAGCGGCTCGACGCTGGACTGA
- the trpD gene encoding anthranilate phosphoribosyltransferase gives MDIKTALSRIVGHLDLSTDEMRDVMREIMTGQCTDAQIGAFMMAMRMKSESIDEIVGAVSAMRELADKVELKTLDGVVDVVGTGGDGANIFNVSTASSFVVAAAGCTVAKHGNRAVSGKSGSADLLEAAGIYLNLTPIQVARCIDNVGIGFMFAQTHHSAMKHAAAPRRELGLRTLFNMLGPLTNPAGVKHQVVGVFSQALCRPLAEVLQRLGSKHVLVVHSKDGLDEFSLAAPTFVAELKNDQISEYWVEPEDLGMKSQSLHGLAVDGPTQSLELIRDALGRRKTENGQKAAEMIVLNAGAALYAADHASSLKQGVELAHDALHTGLAREKLEELGAFTAVFKVENEG, from the coding sequence ATGGATATCAAGACAGCCCTGAGCCGTATCGTCGGCCATCTCGACCTGAGCACCGACGAGATGCGCGACGTGATGCGCGAAATCATGACCGGCCAATGCACGGATGCGCAGATCGGCGCGTTCATGATGGCCATGCGCATGAAGAGCGAGAGCATCGATGAAATCGTCGGTGCGGTTTCGGCGATGCGTGAGCTGGCGGACAAGGTCGAGCTCAAGACGCTGGATGGCGTGGTTGATGTGGTCGGCACCGGTGGTGATGGCGCCAATATCTTTAACGTTTCCACGGCTTCGTCGTTTGTCGTCGCGGCGGCCGGTTGCACCGTTGCCAAACACGGCAATCGGGCAGTCTCCGGCAAGAGCGGCAGTGCCGATCTGCTGGAGGCAGCCGGCATTTACCTGAACCTGACGCCGATCCAGGTGGCACGCTGCATCGATAACGTCGGCATCGGTTTCATGTTTGCCCAGACCCACCATAGCGCCATGAAACACGCCGCCGCGCCGCGCCGCGAGTTGGGGCTGCGTACGTTGTTCAACATGCTCGGCCCGCTTACGAATCCGGCCGGCGTGAAACATCAGGTAGTCGGTGTGTTCAGCCAGGCGTTGTGCCGGCCATTGGCTGAAGTCTTGCAACGCCTGGGCAGCAAGCACGTGCTGGTGGTCCATTCCAAGGATGGGCTGGATGAATTCAGCCTGGCGGCGCCGACATTCGTGGCCGAACTAAAAAATGATCAGATCAGCGAGTATTGGGTCGAACCTGAAGACCTCGGCATGAAGAGCCAGAGCCTGCACGGCCTGGCGGTCGACGGTCCGACCCAATCGCTGGAGTTGATCCGCGATGCATTGGGGCGTCGCAAGACCGAGAATGGCCAGAAGGCCGCTGAGATGATCGTGCTCAATGCCGGTGCTGCGTTGTACGCCGCCGACCACGCCAGCAGCCTCAAGCAAGGCGTGGAACTGGCCCATGATGCGCTGCACACTGGCCTTGCCAGGGAAAAGCTCGAAGAGCTGGGTGCATTTACCGCCGTATTCAAAGTGGAGAACGAAGGATGA
- a CDS encoding aminodeoxychorismate/anthranilate synthase component II has translation MLLMIDNYDSFTYNVVQYLGELGSEVKVVRNDELTIAEIEALKPERIVVSPGPCTPTEAGISIDAIKYFAGKLPILGVCLGHQSIGQAFGGDVVRARQVMHGKTSPVFHQDKGVFEGLNHPLTVTRYHSLVVKRETLPDCLELTAWTQLEDGSVDEIMGLRHKTLNIEGVQFHPESILTEQGHELFANFLKQTGGTR, from the coding sequence ATGTTGCTGATGATCGATAACTACGACTCTTTTACCTACAACGTTGTGCAGTACCTCGGCGAGCTGGGCTCCGAGGTCAAGGTCGTGCGCAACGACGAATTGACCATCGCCGAAATCGAAGCCCTCAAGCCTGAGCGCATCGTGGTTTCACCCGGCCCGTGCACGCCGACCGAAGCAGGCATTTCCATCGACGCCATCAAGTATTTCGCTGGCAAGCTGCCGATCCTGGGTGTCTGCCTGGGGCATCAGTCGATCGGCCAGGCGTTCGGCGGTGACGTCGTGCGCGCCCGACAAGTCATGCACGGTAAGACTAGCCCGGTATTTCACCAGGACAAGGGTGTGTTCGAGGGGCTCAATCATCCGCTTACCGTAACCCGCTACCATTCCCTGGTGGTCAAGCGCGAAACGCTGCCCGACTGCCTGGAGTTGACGGCCTGGACCCAGCTTGAAGACGGCTCGGTCGATGAAATTATGGGGCTGCGCCACAAGACGTTGAATATCGAGGGTGTGCAATTCCACCCCGAGTCTATTCTCACCGAACAGGGCCACGAACTGTTCGCCAACTTTCTCAAGCAAACCGGCGGCACGCGCTAA
- the estP gene encoding esterase EstP gives MIKKTLFVPIASCLLAMACAQASAAPNPYSKFIVFGDSLNDAGQFADPNGPPGSTERYTNRTGPIYTDGSGEAYSANSTQLLGGRLGYSADETAASTSAVRASEGLADGNNWAVGGYRTDQILESITGVSDTGDRSRPGYLQSNGLRADPNALYYLSGGGNDFLQGRVLTPEQANAAADRLADSVQVLQTAGARYVMVWLLPDLGLTPALNGGPLQDAFSQLGNQFNQQLVTRLQGIDAEIIPLNIPLLLKESFADPARFGLATGENLTATCFSGNGCTENPTYGINSATPDPTKLIYNDSVHPTETGQKLIADYAYSLLAAPWELTLLPEMAHSTLRAHQDELRSQWQSDWENWQAVGQWRAIVAGGGQHLDIDSQDSGASADGSGYSLNIGGSYRLNEAWRVGVAAGLYRQDMEAGHNDSDYKLNSYLATAFAQFQQNRWWADAALTGGKLDYDSLKRKFDLGVNQAQEKGDTDGHLWAFSTRLGYDIAQPGSEWHLSPFISADYAKVEVDGYSEKGNRSTALTFDDQTRDSKRLGIGLQGKYNITRQTQVFGEYAHEREYEDDTQKVNIALNSLPANDFTLEGYTPQSHLNRLSLGVSHKLTNDLALRGGYTLRKDDDSTQQGVSLGVSLDF, from the coding sequence ATGATCAAGAAGACGTTGTTCGTACCGATTGCCAGTTGCCTGCTGGCGATGGCCTGCGCCCAGGCAAGCGCCGCCCCCAACCCTTATTCCAAGTTCATCGTGTTCGGTGACAGCCTCAACGACGCTGGCCAGTTCGCCGACCCGAATGGTCCGCCCGGCTCGACCGAGCGCTATACCAACCGAACCGGTCCGATCTACACCGACGGCAGCGGCGAGGCCTACTCCGCCAACTCCACCCAGTTGCTCGGTGGGCGCCTGGGTTATTCCGCCGACGAGACCGCCGCCTCCACTTCGGCGGTCCGCGCCAGCGAGGGGCTGGCGGACGGCAACAACTGGGCGGTGGGTGGTTATCGTACCGACCAGATCCTCGAGTCGATTACCGGCGTGTCCGACACCGGTGATCGCAGCCGTCCCGGCTACCTGCAATCCAATGGCCTGCGCGCCGATCCGAATGCGCTGTATTACCTTTCCGGTGGTGGCAACGACTTCCTACAAGGTCGGGTGCTGACCCCCGAGCAGGCGAACGCCGCCGCGGACCGCCTGGCCGATAGCGTCCAGGTGCTGCAAACGGCCGGTGCCCGTTACGTGATGGTCTGGTTGCTGCCCGATCTGGGCCTGACCCCGGCCCTCAACGGTGGTCCGTTGCAAGACGCCTTTTCGCAACTGGGCAACCAGTTCAACCAACAGCTGGTCACGCGACTGCAAGGCATCGACGCTGAAATCATTCCATTGAACATTCCGCTTTTGCTGAAGGAAAGCTTCGCCGACCCGGCAAGATTTGGCCTCGCCACCGGTGAGAACCTCACCGCGACTTGCTTCAGCGGCAACGGCTGCACGGAAAACCCCACCTACGGTATCAACAGCGCCACGCCTGATCCCACCAAGCTGATCTACAACGACTCGGTCCATCCCACCGAGACAGGGCAAAAACTGATCGCCGACTACGCCTATTCCCTGCTCGCGGCACCTTGGGAACTGACGTTGTTGCCGGAAATGGCTCATTCGACCCTGCGCGCCCACCAGGACGAACTGCGCAGCCAATGGCAATCGGACTGGGAGAACTGGCAGGCGGTCGGCCAGTGGCGCGCCATCGTCGCCGGCGGTGGCCAGCACCTGGATATCGACAGCCAGGACAGCGGCGCCAGCGCCGACGGCAGCGGCTACAGCCTGAACATCGGCGGCAGCTATCGCCTCAATGAGGCCTGGCGCGTGGGCGTCGCCGCTGGCCTCTACCGTCAGGACATGGAAGCGGGCCATAACGATTCGGACTACAAGCTCAACAGCTACCTGGCGACCGCCTTCGCCCAGTTCCAGCAGAATCGCTGGTGGGCCGATGCGGCACTGACCGGCGGCAAGCTCGACTACGACAGCCTGAAGCGCAAGTTCGACCTGGGCGTCAACCAAGCGCAGGAAAAAGGCGACACCGACGGTCACCTGTGGGCATTCAGCACCCGGTTGGGCTATGACATCGCCCAACCGGGCAGCGAATGGCACTTGTCACCGTTTATCAGCGCCGACTACGCGAAGGTGGAGGTCGACGGCTATTCCGAGAAGGGCAACCGTTCCACGGCCCTGACCTTCGACGACCAGACTCGTGACTCGAAGCGCCTGGGCATCGGCTTGCAGGGCAAATACAACATCACCCGGCAGACCCAGGTGTTTGGCGAATATGCCCACGAACGTGAGTATGAAGACGACACGCAGAAGGTGAACATCGCCCTCAACAGCCTGCCGGCCAACGACTTCACGCTGGAAGGCTACACGCCACAGAGCCACCTGAATCGCCTGAGCCTGGGGGTCAGCCACAAGTTGACCAACGACTTGGCGCTGCGGGGCGGCTATACATTGCGCAAGGATGATGACTCCACCCAGCAGGGGGTGAGCTTGGGGGTCAGCCTGGATTTCTGA
- the trpE gene encoding anthranilate synthase component I, whose translation MNREEFLRLAAAGYNRIPLACETLADFDTPLSIYLKLADQPNSYLLESVQGGEKWGRYSIIGLPCRTVLRVHDHRISVTHDGVEIESLEVEDPLAFVETFKARYNVPTIAGLPRFNGGLVGYFGYDCVRYVEKRLGTCPNPDPLGVPDILLMVSDAVVVFDNLAGKMHAIVLADPSQEDAYEQGQQSLQALLEKLRQPIAPRPGLDFSKQSAADPVFRSSFTQDDYERAVDTIKEYILAGDCMQVVPSQRMSIDFKAAPIDLYRALRCFNPTPYMYFFNFGDFHVVGSSPEVLVRVEDNLITVRPIAGTRPRGATEEADRALEEDLLSDDKEIAEHLMLIDLGRNDTGRVSEIGSVKLTEKMIIERYSNVMHIVSNVTGQLKAGLTAMDALRAILPAGTLSGAPKIRAMEIIDELEPVKRGVYGGAVGYFAWNGNMDTAIAIRTAVIKNGELHVQAGGGIVADSVPALEWEETLNKRRAMFRAVALAEQTSND comes from the coding sequence ATGAACCGCGAAGAATTCCTGCGTCTAGCCGCTGCCGGCTACAACCGCATCCCCCTTGCCTGTGAAACCCTGGCCGACTTCGACACGCCGCTGTCGATCTACCTCAAGTTGGCCGACCAGCCCAACTCCTACTTGCTCGAATCGGTGCAAGGCGGCGAGAAATGGGGCCGTTATTCCATTATCGGCCTGCCGTGCCGCACCGTGCTGCGGGTCCATGATCATCGCATCAGCGTGACCCATGACGGCGTCGAAATCGAAAGCCTCGAAGTCGAAGACCCGCTGGCCTTCGTCGAAACGTTCAAGGCCCGCTACAACGTGCCGACCATTGCCGGCCTGCCGCGCTTCAACGGCGGCCTGGTGGGGTACTTCGGCTACGATTGCGTGCGCTACGTGGAGAAACGCCTCGGCACGTGCCCGAACCCTGATCCGCTGGGCGTGCCAGACATCCTGCTGATGGTGTCCGACGCGGTCGTCGTCTTCGACAACCTCGCCGGCAAGATGCACGCTATCGTGCTGGCCGATCCGTCCCAGGAAGATGCCTACGAGCAGGGTCAACAAAGCCTGCAAGCACTGTTGGAAAAGTTACGTCAGCCGATCGCCCCACGTCCCGGCCTGGACTTCAGCAAGCAGTCGGCGGCCGATCCGGTGTTCCGCTCCAGTTTCACCCAGGACGATTACGAACGGGCCGTCGATACCATCAAGGAGTACATCCTGGCGGGTGACTGCATGCAGGTCGTGCCATCGCAGCGGATGTCCATCGATTTCAAGGCGGCGCCCATCGATCTCTACCGGGCGTTGCGCTGTTTCAACCCGACACCCTACATGTACTTCTTCAACTTCGGCGATTTCCACGTCGTGGGCAGTTCGCCGGAAGTGCTGGTGCGGGTAGAAGACAACCTCATCACGGTGCGGCCGATCGCCGGCACTCGCCCACGTGGGGCTACGGAAGAGGCCGACCGGGCGCTGGAAGAGGACCTGCTGTCGGATGACAAGGAAATCGCCGAGCACCTGATGCTGATTGACCTTGGGCGCAACGACACCGGGCGGGTCTCGGAAATCGGTTCGGTGAAGCTCACCGAGAAGATGATCATCGAGCGCTATTCCAACGTGATGCACATCGTCTCCAACGTCACCGGCCAGTTGAAGGCCGGGCTGACGGCGATGGACGCCTTGCGGGCGATCCTGCCGGCGGGCACCTTGTCCGGCGCGCCGAAAATCCGCGCTATGGAAATCATCGACGAGCTGGAACCGGTCAAGCGGGGCGTGTACGGCGGGGCCGTGGGTTACTTCGCCTGGAACGGCAACATGGACACCGCCATTGCCATTCGCACCGCAGTGATCAAGAACGGTGAACTGCACGTGCAGGCCGGCGGCGGTATCGTCGCCGACTCGGTGCCGGCACTGGAGTGGGAAGAAACCCTGAACAAGCGCCGGGCGATGTTCCGCGCGGTGGCGCTGGCCGAGCAGACTTCGAACGACTGA
- a CDS encoding phosphoglycolate phosphatase, with translation MSGFEQLFPGSLPRLVMFDLDGTLVDSVPDLAVAVDTMLLELGRPPAGLDSVRHWVGNGAPMLVRRALANDIDAQGVDDAEFERALELFNKAYEDNHQLTVVYPGVRSTLKWLKKQGVEMALITNKPERFVAPLLDQMKIGRYFRWIIGGDTLPQKKPDPAALFFVMKMANIPASQSLFVGDSRSDVLAAKAAGVKCVGLSYGYNHGRPIAEEFPTLVIDDLRLLIPGCLDPAAEITLPDAVQSSPGNAIVVVTRKLWMKVIKALARWRWRA, from the coding sequence ATGAGCGGCTTCGAGCAGCTGTTCCCCGGCAGCTTGCCGCGTCTGGTGATGTTCGACCTTGATGGCACATTGGTCGATTCGGTCCCGGACCTCGCGGTGGCGGTGGACACGATGCTGCTCGAGCTTGGCCGCCCGCCTGCCGGCCTCGATTCGGTACGCCACTGGGTCGGCAACGGCGCGCCGATGCTGGTGCGCCGGGCCCTGGCCAATGACATCGATGCCCAAGGTGTCGATGATGCCGAGTTCGAGCGGGCGTTGGAGTTGTTCAATAAAGCCTACGAAGACAATCACCAACTGACGGTGGTCTACCCTGGCGTGCGTTCCACCCTCAAGTGGCTGAAAAAGCAGGGCGTGGAAATGGCGCTGATTACCAACAAGCCTGAGCGTTTCGTCGCGCCCTTGTTGGACCAGATGAAAATCGGCCGTTATTTCCGCTGGATCATCGGCGGCGACACCTTGCCACAGAAAAAGCCCGATCCGGCCGCGCTGTTCTTCGTGATGAAAATGGCCAACATCCCGGCCTCACAATCCTTGTTCGTCGGCGACTCGCGCAGCGATGTGCTGGCGGCCAAGGCAGCAGGGGTCAAGTGCGTGGGGCTGAGTTACGGCTACAACCACGGCCGACCGATCGCCGAAGAGTTTCCGACGCTGGTGATCGACGATTTGCGCCTGTTAATTCCCGGTTGCCTGGACCCGGCCGCTGAGATAACGTTGCCCGACGCTGTTCAATCCTCTCCTGGAAACGCCATCGTGGTGGTCACTCGCAAACTCTGGATGAAAGTCATCAAGGCCCTGGCCCGCTGGCGTTGGCGCGCCTGA